The sequence CCTGTCACATTCCGCAGCGGATGCGCGAAAAATTTGCGGCGGTCTGGAGCGGTGTTAGTGCCGACGCAAAATGCACTCCGGCATTTTGGAATGCACCGGGGAAAGGGCATGGATGCAATGGGGAAGGAGTGGTGAGAAACAATATAATGAATTTGATTTAAAGTGGTTGTGACTTGAATGGGTGAGGCTGGCATGAGCGGAGCTAGAAAGAAATTGAACCACCTTTCCGCGATGAAAACTCCCATCATCTTCATCCACGGCATGTTCCTCAACGGGAAGAGCTGGGCCAACTGGATCCGCTTCTTCGAACAACGTGGCTACCCTTGCAGTGCGCCTTCCTGGCCTTTCCATGAAGGCGAACCGAGCGAACTCCGCGACGGTCCTCCGGCCTCCCTGGGCGGGCTTTCGATGGAAGAGGTGATCCGCCATTACTCGGCGATCATCGCGCGGATGCCGGACAAGCCGATCCTGATCGGTCACTCGCTGGGCGGTCTGATCGCGCAAGAGCTGATGGGTCGACATCGGGCTGCGGCGGCGGTGGCGATCTGCTCGGTGGCCCCGAACGCGATGGCGAGTTGCGACTGGGGTTTCCTCCGGAATGTGGCGTCGATCGCCAATCCATTCGCGGGAGATTCCCTCAGCCGGATGACGGCGGAGAAATTCCATGCCGCCTTTGCGAACACGCTGGAGCGGGAAGAGAGCGATCGTTTGTTCGAACAGTTCGCGGTGCACGAAAGCCGCAATGTCCTGCGGGACGCCTTCGGGGACGACGGCCAGCTCGATGTGGAATTGCCGCACGCCCCGCTGCTGATCGTCGCCGCTCAGGAAGACGAGATCGTTCCGGACTCGCTGGGACGCCGCAACGCCGAGGCTTACGAAGACGGCCAGAGCGTGACCGCCTTCCTGGAGTTTCCGAAACGCGGCCATTTGATCTGCGGCCAACCCGGCTGGGAAGAGGTCGCCTCGGCCATCGCCGATTGGCTGCATGCCTACGTCCCGGAAAAAACGGCTGCCGCCTGAACCACTGTCCCATACCACCAGCCATGAAAACACGTTCCTACACTCATGATGATCCGGTGTTCGAAACCTCTCCGCGTGGTCATAGCGGCTACGGCATGGTCCACGTCGCCGGCCTCGCCACCGTGGCCGCGGTCTTGGCCTCGGCGATGATGATGAGCTGAGAACGGGCCGGGATTCGGATCGTGCATTCGGCGGGAGGATCGTCTAACATCCCACGATCCATGTCCCACGTGATGTCACTCGATGCCGGCACGACCAGCGTGCGGGCGATTGTGTTCAACGAACACGGCAGTCCGGTCGCGGTGGCCCAGAAGGAAATCCGGCAGATCTATCCCCGGCCCGGCTGGGTGGAGCACGATCCGCAGGAGATCTGGTTCTCGCAGATGGCCGTCGCCGTGGAGGCGCTGGGGCGGGCGAGGCTGCGTCCCAGCGATTTGAAGGCGATCGGCATCACCAACCAGCGGGAGACCACCGTGGTGTGGGATCGGAAGACCGGCGAGGCGATCCACAACGCTATCGTCTGGCAAGACCGCCGCACCGCGGGTCGCTGTGACGAATTGCGGGCCGCGGGGCATGGACGGATGATCCAGCAACGTACCGGTCTGGTGCTGGATGCCTATTTCTCCGCGACGAAGATCGAATGGATTCTCGATCACGTTCCGGGCGCCCGGGCGCGTGCCGAGCGCGGCGAGCTGGCCTTTGGCACGATCGATTCGTGGCTGGTGTGGAAGCTCACCAGCGGCGCGAACCTGCACATCACCGATCCGGGCAATGCCTCGCGCACGCTGCTCTACAACCTCCGCACCGGGGCGTGGGACCGGAAGTTGCTCGACCTTTTCCGCGTGCCCGCGGCGATGCTGCCGGAGGTCCGTGCTTCCAGCGAGGTGTATGGAGAGGTGAGCACGTCGCTAGGCCTCCAGGGCGTGCCGGTGGCGGGAATCGCGGGCGATCAGCAGGCGGCACTCTTCGGGCAGATGGGCGTGAAACCCGGTCGCACGAAATGCACCTACGGCACCGGTTGTTTCATGCTCCAGAATGTCGGCACGGAACCGGTGGCCTCGAAGAACCGGCTGCTCTCGACGGTCGGCTGGCGTGTCGGGAAGAAGACCGAATACGCGCTGGAAGGCAGCGTGTTCATGGGCGGCGCGGTGGTGCAGTGGCTGAGGGATGGTCTTCAGCTCGTGCGGTCCGCCGCGGAGGTGGACTTGCTCGCGGCCTCGGTGCCGGATGCAGGCGGGGTGTTTCTGGTGCCAGCCTTCGCGGGCCTCGGCGCGCCGCATTGGGACCCCTATGCGCGCGGCACGCTGGTCGGGATGACCCGCGATACCACCGCGGCCCACATCGCCCGCGCCGCGCTGGAGGGGATTGCATTTCAAGTGGCGGACCTGCTCGATGCGATGCACGCCGACACCGGCCGGAAGATCCGTGAGCTGCGGGTGGATGGCGGCGCGGCGCGCAGCGAGCCGCTGATGCAATTCCAAGCGGACGTCCTGGGGGTGCCGGTGGTGCGTCCCGCGTGCGTGGAAACCACCGCGCTCGGAGCGGCGTATCTCGCCGGGCTCGCGACCGGCTATTGGAAGAACGTCTCCGCCATCGCCAGCCAATGGCAGGCGGAGAAGGTCTTCGAACCCCGGATGCCGCGAGCCCGGGTGGCGGAGCTTCGCGAACGCTGGGCCGAGGCGTTGGGGCGGTCCAAGGGCTGGGTGAAATCGGACAAACCATGAACCGCGAACGCATGCTGGAGCAGGCCCGTGTGCGGGCGGAATGGGACCTGCTGGTGATCGGCGGCGGCGCGACCGGCATGGGCATCGCCGTGGACGCGGCCACCCGTGGCTACGAGGTG comes from Luteolibacter sp. LG18 and encodes:
- a CDS encoding alpha/beta fold hydrolase, encoding MKTPIIFIHGMFLNGKSWANWIRFFEQRGYPCSAPSWPFHEGEPSELRDGPPASLGGLSMEEVIRHYSAIIARMPDKPILIGHSLGGLIAQELMGRHRAAAAVAICSVAPNAMASCDWGFLRNVASIANPFAGDSLSRMTAEKFHAAFANTLEREESDRLFEQFAVHESRNVLRDAFGDDGQLDVELPHAPLLIVAAQEDEIVPDSLGRRNAEAYEDGQSVTAFLEFPKRGHLICGQPGWEEVASAIADWLHAYVPEKTAAA
- the glpK gene encoding glycerol kinase GlpK — translated: MSHVMSLDAGTTSVRAIVFNEHGSPVAVAQKEIRQIYPRPGWVEHDPQEIWFSQMAVAVEALGRARLRPSDLKAIGITNQRETTVVWDRKTGEAIHNAIVWQDRRTAGRCDELRAAGHGRMIQQRTGLVLDAYFSATKIEWILDHVPGARARAERGELAFGTIDSWLVWKLTSGANLHITDPGNASRTLLYNLRTGAWDRKLLDLFRVPAAMLPEVRASSEVYGEVSTSLGLQGVPVAGIAGDQQAALFGQMGVKPGRTKCTYGTGCFMLQNVGTEPVASKNRLLSTVGWRVGKKTEYALEGSVFMGGAVVQWLRDGLQLVRSAAEVDLLAASVPDAGGVFLVPAFAGLGAPHWDPYARGTLVGMTRDTTAAHIARAALEGIAFQVADLLDAMHADTGRKIRELRVDGGAARSEPLMQFQADVLGVPVVRPACVETTALGAAYLAGLATGYWKNVSAIASQWQAEKVFEPRMPRARVAELRERWAEALGRSKGWVKSDKP